A window of Thalassophryne amazonica chromosome 21, fThaAma1.1, whole genome shotgun sequence contains these coding sequences:
- the LOC117503319 gene encoding tripartite motif-containing protein 35-like isoform X1, with the protein MAANVCLPEEDCTCSVCHDIFTDPVVLSCNHSFCKVCLEDWWRWSELQLCPICNKLFPISQPPVSLALRNLCETLRKERSQGPPLESMETSEPKETSEPKETSELKESSEPKESSELKESSEPKESSEPKETSELKESSEPKESSEPKETSESKETFEPKEASESMETSQSDEISESKGTSKPKETYESMEICSLHDEKLRLYCKDDQQLICLICQDTRQHKNHDCVPLNKEAENHKTDLNVHLMHLKEKLMMFQKEKDTCDKLAGHIKVQSHQTEKVIKKEFQKLYQILRTEEIARIEAVKKEETLKTDAMTIRIENLNAEISSLSDKIKSIEEAMKDKDLSFMLNVKTAMERAKCDLSEPRPPSSALINEAEHVGNLLYKVWMKLKSTIQYSKQHVISPSSNFDLNIQPWQKYGITGLGGCSSVV; encoded by the exons ATGGCTGCGAACGTGTGTCTGCCTGAGGAGGACTGCACCTGCAGTGTGTGCCATGACATATTCACAGACCCGGTTGTGTTATCATGCAATCACAGCTTCTGTAAAGTTTGTCTCGAGGACTGGTGGAGATGGAGTGAGCTTCAGTTATGTCCCATCTGTAACAAACTGTTCCCCATATCCCAACCTCCTGTCAGTCTGGCACTGAGAAACTTGTGCGAGACATTGAGGAAAGAGAGGAGTCAGGGACCTCCCTTGGAGTCAATGGAGACCTCCGAGCCAAAGGAGACATCTGAGCCAAAGGAGACCTCTGAGCTAAAGGAATCCTCTGAGCCAAAGGAGTCCTCTGAGCTAAAGGAATCCTCTGAGCCAAAGGAGTCCTCTGAGCCAAAGGAGACCTCTGAGCTAAAGGAATCCTCTGAGCCAAAGGAGTCCTCTGAGCCAAAGGAGACCTCTGAGTCCAAGGAGACCTTCGAGCCAAAGGAGGCCtctgaatcaatggagacctcccAGTCAGATGAGATCTCTGAGTCAAAGGGGACCTCCAAGCCAAAGGAGACCTACGAGTCAATGGAGATCTGCAGTCTACACGATGAGAAACTGAGACTATACTGCAAAGACGatcagcagctcatctgtctcATTTGTCAGGACACCAGACAACACAAGAACCACGACTGTGTCCCTCTCAATAAAGAAGCAGAAAACCATAAG ACCGACCTTAACGTCCATCTAATGCATCTAAAAGAGAAACTGATGAtgtttcaaaaagaaaaagacacttGTGATAAACTGGCCGGACACATCAAG GTTCAGTCACATCAGACAGAGAAGGTGATAAAGAAGGAATTTCAGAAGCTTTACCAGATTCTGCGAACAGAGGAAATTGCTCGGATTGAAGCGGTGAAGAAAGAGGAGACACTTAAGACTGATGCAATGACCATCAGGATCGAGAACTTGAATGCAGAGATCTCCTCACTCAGTGACAAAATCAAATCCATCGAGGAGGCGATGAAGGACAAAGACCTCTCATTCATGCTG AATGTCAAAACAGCTATGGAGCG GGCAAAATGCGACCTGTCGGAGCCAAGACCCCCGTCCTCAGCCCTCATCAATGAGGCTGAACACGTTGGGAACCTGCTGTATAAAGTCTGGATGAAGCTAAAGAGCACAATCCAGTACAGTAAGCAACATGTCATTTCCCCATCATCAAATTTTGACCTTaatatacaaccctggcaaaaatatggaatcaccggcctcggaggatgttcttcagttgtttaa
- the LOC117503319 gene encoding zinc-binding protein A33-like isoform X2 has translation MAANVCLPEEDCTCSVCHDIFTDPVVLSCNHSFCKVCLEDWWRWSELQLCPICNKLFPISQPPVSLALRNLCETLRKERSQGPPLESMETSEPKETSEPKETSELKESSEPKESSELKESSEPKESSEPKETSELKESSEPKESSEPKETSESKETFEPKEASESMETSQSDEISESKGTSKPKETYESMEICSLHDEKLRLYCKDDQQLICLICQDTRQHKNHDCVPLNKEAENHKVQSHQTEKVIKKEFQKLYQILRTEEIARIEAVKKEETLKTDAMTIRIENLNAEISSLSDKIKSIEEAMKDKDLSFMLNVKTAMERAKCDLSEPRPPSSALINEAEHVGNLLYKVWMKLKSTIQYSKQHVISPSSNFDLNIQPWQKYGITGLGGCSSVV, from the exons ATGGCTGCGAACGTGTGTCTGCCTGAGGAGGACTGCACCTGCAGTGTGTGCCATGACATATTCACAGACCCGGTTGTGTTATCATGCAATCACAGCTTCTGTAAAGTTTGTCTCGAGGACTGGTGGAGATGGAGTGAGCTTCAGTTATGTCCCATCTGTAACAAACTGTTCCCCATATCCCAACCTCCTGTCAGTCTGGCACTGAGAAACTTGTGCGAGACATTGAGGAAAGAGAGGAGTCAGGGACCTCCCTTGGAGTCAATGGAGACCTCCGAGCCAAAGGAGACATCTGAGCCAAAGGAGACCTCTGAGCTAAAGGAATCCTCTGAGCCAAAGGAGTCCTCTGAGCTAAAGGAATCCTCTGAGCCAAAGGAGTCCTCTGAGCCAAAGGAGACCTCTGAGCTAAAGGAATCCTCTGAGCCAAAGGAGTCCTCTGAGCCAAAGGAGACCTCTGAGTCCAAGGAGACCTTCGAGCCAAAGGAGGCCtctgaatcaatggagacctcccAGTCAGATGAGATCTCTGAGTCAAAGGGGACCTCCAAGCCAAAGGAGACCTACGAGTCAATGGAGATCTGCAGTCTACACGATGAGAAACTGAGACTATACTGCAAAGACGatcagcagctcatctgtctcATTTGTCAGGACACCAGACAACACAAGAACCACGACTGTGTCCCTCTCAATAAAGAAGCAGAAAACCATAAG GTTCAGTCACATCAGACAGAGAAGGTGATAAAGAAGGAATTTCAGAAGCTTTACCAGATTCTGCGAACAGAGGAAATTGCTCGGATTGAAGCGGTGAAGAAAGAGGAGACACTTAAGACTGATGCAATGACCATCAGGATCGAGAACTTGAATGCAGAGATCTCCTCACTCAGTGACAAAATCAAATCCATCGAGGAGGCGATGAAGGACAAAGACCTCTCATTCATGCTG AATGTCAAAACAGCTATGGAGCG GGCAAAATGCGACCTGTCGGAGCCAAGACCCCCGTCCTCAGCCCTCATCAATGAGGCTGAACACGTTGGGAACCTGCTGTATAAAGTCTGGATGAAGCTAAAGAGCACAATCCAGTACAGTAAGCAACATGTCATTTCCCCATCATCAAATTTTGACCTTaatatacaaccctggcaaaaatatggaatcaccggcctcggaggatgttcttcagttgtttaa
- the LOC117503319 gene encoding tripartite motif-containing protein 35-like isoform X3 — MEFQKLYQVLRTEEIARIEAVKKEETFKTLVMTIRIVNLNAEISCLNGKVKSIKEAMKDKDLSFMLNVKRTMEQAKCDLPEPKTPSSSLINEAEHVGNLLYKVWMKLKSTIQYTPVTLDPNTASIFAVLSEQLTRSTESEKAQQLPENPERQCSSTVCGSEAFSSGKHSWDVEVQSHQTEKVIKKEFQKLYQILRTEEIARIEAVKKEETLKTDAMTIRIENLNAEISSLSDKIKSIEEAMKDKDLSFMLNVKTAMERAKCDLSEPRPPSSALINEAEHVGNLLYKVWMKLKSTIQYSKQHVISPSSNFDLNIQPWQKYGITGLGGCSSVV; from the exons ATGGAATTTCAGAAGCTTTACCAGGTTCTGCGAACAGAGGAAATTGCTCGGATTGAAGCGGTGAAGAAAGAGGAGACATTTAAGACTCTCGTAATGACCATCAGGATCGTGAACTTGAATGCAGAGATCTCCTGCCTCAATGGCAAAGTCAAATCCATCAAGGAGGCGATGAAGGACAAAGACCTCTCATTCATGCTG AATGTCAAAAGAACTATGGAGCA GGCAAAATGCGACCTGCCGGAGCCAAAGACCCCGTCCTCATCCCTCATCAATGAGGCCGAACACGTTGGGAACCTGCTGTATAAAGTCTGGATGAAGCTAAAGAGCACAATCCAGTACA CTCCTGTAACGTTGGACCCCAACACTGCAAGCATTTTTGCAGTTCTGTCAGAGCAGTTGACCCGTTCAACAGAGAGCGAGAAAGCCCAGCAGCTTCCTGAGAATCCAGAGAGACAATGTTCTTCCACAGTATGTGGCTCTGAAGCCTTTAGCTCTGGGAAACACAGCTGGGATGTGGAG GTTCAGTCACATCAGACAGAGAAGGTGATAAAGAAGGAATTTCAGAAGCTTTACCAGATTCTGCGAACAGAGGAAATTGCTCGGATTGAAGCGGTGAAGAAAGAGGAGACACTTAAGACTGATGCAATGACCATCAGGATCGAGAACTTGAATGCAGAGATCTCCTCACTCAGTGACAAAATCAAATCCATCGAGGAGGCGATGAAGGACAAAGACCTCTCATTCATGCTG AATGTCAAAACAGCTATGGAGCG GGCAAAATGCGACCTGTCGGAGCCAAGACCCCCGTCCTCAGCCCTCATCAATGAGGCTGAACACGTTGGGAACCTGCTGTATAAAGTCTGGATGAAGCTAAAGAGCACAATCCAGTACAGTAAGCAACATGTCATTTCCCCATCATCAAATTTTGACCTTaatatacaaccctggcaaaaatatggaatcaccggcctcggaggatgttcttcagttgtttaa